Sequence from the Salinicoccus sp. Bachu38 genome:
CAAGTATGGCGCATCCGTCTCCACCAGCAGTTTGTCGATCGGCACATGCTTGGCGATTTCTTTCGGGTCCTGGGCGTTCTTGAACGTTACAGGCCCACCCAGCGAAACATGGAAGTTCATATTGATGACTTCATCTGCAATCTCAGGGGTGCCGCTGAATGCATGCATGATGCCGCCGATTTCGTGTGCATCTTCCGACTTCAGGATGTCGACACAATCCAATGTTGCTTCGCGATTATGGATGATGATCGGAAGGTTGACACGTTTGGCAAGGGCGATCTGCTTTTTGAAGACTTCCTTCTGGATATCATGCGGGGACTTTTCCCAGTGATAGTCGAGTCCGGTCTCACCGATACCCACTATCTTTTCATGACTGGACAGTTCCTCA
This genomic interval carries:
- a CDS encoding TatD family hydrolase, yielding MLIDTHVHLNADQYDEDLEAVIERAEEAGIGKMVVVGFDRKTIERTMDLIDRYDNIYGVIGWHPVDAIDCTDADLEWIEELSSHEKIVGIGETGLDYHWEKSPHDIQKEVFKKQIALAKRVNLPIIIHNREATLDCVDILKSEDAHEIGGIMHAFSGTPEIADEVINMNFHVSLGGPVTFKNAQDPKEIAKHVPIDKLLVETDAPYLAPHPYRGKRNEPANVKLVAEKIAELREISYEELAKQTTENAERLFKI